From Salvelinus namaycush isolate Seneca chromosome 27, SaNama_1.0, whole genome shotgun sequence, the proteins below share one genomic window:
- the LOC120022292 gene encoding collagen alpha-1(IX) chain-like, whose protein sequence is MLLYSSTCMALLSLLLSPALSQLDLNRLDGDTAVCPPMRNGQDDLPGFDLITQFQLDVIPLKGVRKVEGSTPLQVAYRLDKEANFQIPTRLNFPRGFPDEYSVMVTFRMIKNTVNKVWNVWQVVDEDGRKQAGLRLNGDQQALEYFLMGQDGNLQTVTFPGLSVLFNTKWHKMMIGVERDQVTLYVDCQPVDKKPIKGKGPVNTEGDTLIGRLDVDADASVVFELQWMLIHCDPKRANRENCQELPAIEMYANAEPDPKPVPGPLGPTGPEGPRGPHGEDGRDGRDGLPGSPGSAGTTGAKGDQGEIGLPGQRGLSGLPGASGVPGSMGPRGPVGERGLQGFPGPAGSPGPETVGPPGPPGKAGTPGDDGNIGPEGPPGPRGGLGLPGPAGLPGPPGPVGPPGAGKAEGSGDDCPAACPAGPQGNPGLSGMKGHKGLPGDNGAAGEAGQKGEPGPSGVQGLTGKMGDDGQRGSVGFPGSSGDKGDRGPPGFNGIPGPTGPPGSPGMEGIRGRQGLEGEKGDDGAIGPQGDQGPVGAKGDTGTPGADGMDGLPGVDGAKGGAGVPGTVGIRGIVGIPGFPGKQGLVGAGGAKGDTGADGPVGSIGVPGKTGATGPAGEDGKPGDKGTTGETGKQGPVGVTGDTGMQGDKGDKGDTGEKGLKGHTGYKGDQGPIGPTGPKGSEGDPGLTGDSGVKGDQGPSGVPGIKGEVGEKGMRGYTGENGRPGQPGHEGLTGPQGANGLEGERGLHGSPGPRGLPGPKMNDIKLREVCSAIVEEHLAEFKKEVLKKPAAIGAPGMAGLRGPAGPPGPAGTAGEAGPRGLMGMKGPPGYFGLPGTPGKQGDAGVKGDTGHKGENGVGIPGSSGEPGPQGVAGVPGIGKDGKDGAPGKDGVNGSPGASGSRGATGAPGYCDPSNCIGSPPPLYMMSGGKKSSSYSKGP, encoded by the exons GCTCAATTTCCCCCGGGGTTTCCCTGACGAGTACTCCGTCATGGTCACATTCCGTATGATAAAGAACACGGTGAACAAGGTGTGGAACGTGTGGCAGGTAGTGGACGAGGACGGACGGAAGCAGGCGGGGCTCAGGCTAAATGGAGACCAGCAAGCGCTGGAGTACTTCCTGATGGGCCAGGATGGCAACCTGCAGACCGTCACCTTCCCAGGGCTCTCTGTGTTGTTCAACACCAAGTGGCACAAG ATGATGATTGGGGTGGAGAGAGACCAGGTCACCCTGTATGTGGACTGTCAGCCCGTGGACAAGAAGCCCATCAAGGGGAAAGGCCCCGTCAACACCGAGGGAGATACACTTATTGGGAGGCTGGACGTTGACGCTGATGCTTCTGTTGTG TTTGAACTCCAGTGGATGCTGATCCATTGCGACCCAAAGAGAGCCAATAGAGAGAACTGCCAGGAGCTGCCTGCCATAGAG ATGTATGCCAATGCTGAG CCTGACCCCAAGCCTGTCCCTGGCCCTCTTGGTCCCACTGGCCCTGAGGGGCCCCGGGGGCCACACGGAGAGGACGGCAGAGACGGGAGAGAT GGCCTTCCAGGTTCACCTGGCAGTGCTGGCACTACT GGGGCCAAAGGTGACCAGGGGGAGATCGGTTTGCCTGGACAGAGAGGCCTGTCTGGCTTACCAGGAGCTTCT GGAGTGCCTGGTTCAATGGGCCCAAGAGGACCTGTGGGCGAGAGA GGACTTCAAGGTTTTCCTGGACCAGCAGGCTCTCCC GGCCCTGAGACAGTTGGACCCCCC GGCCCGCCTGGGAAAGCAGGAACTCCAGGAGACGATGGGAACATTGGGCCTGAG GGTCCCCCTGGGCCTAGAGGGGGTCTGGGTCTCCCTGGTCCCGCTGGTCTACCAGGACCACCTGGACCTGTG GGGCCACCTGGGGCTGGAAAAGCTGAGGGGAGTGGGGATGAT TGCCCTGCTGCCTGTCCAGCTGGACCACAGGGAAACCCAGGGCTATCAGGGATGAAG GGACACAAGGGATTACCAGGTGACAATGGAGCTGCAGGGGAAGCTGGACAAAAG GGTGAGCCAGGACCATCTGGGGTGCAGGGCCTAACAGGCAAGATGGGAGATGAT GGACAAAGAGGTAGTGTTGGTTTTCCTGGTAGTTCTGGAGATAAAGGAGACAGG ggtCCCCCTGGTTTCAACGGCATCCCAGGACCCACCGGACCACCGGGTTCTCCT GGTATGGAGGGCATTCGTGGACGTCAGGGTCTGGAGGGAGAAAAAGGTGATGAT GGAGCCATCGGTCCTCAGGGAGATCAGGGTCCTGTTGGTGCAAAGGGAGACACT GGTACTCCTGGGGCAGACGGCATGGATGGACTCCCTGGAGTGGATGGAGCTAAG GGAGGAGCTGGCGTTCCTGGGACTGTAGGAATCAGGGGTATCGTCGGAATTCCA GGTTTCCCAGGAAAGCAGGGGCTGGTTGGAGCTGGAGGTGCCAag GGTGACACAGGAGCTGACGGACCAGTAGGATCAATCGGAGTTCCTGGGAAAACA GGGGCAACTGGACCAGCAGGAGAAGATGGAAAACCAGGAGACAAAGGAACTACT GGCGAGACCGGAAAGCAGGGACCAGTGGGGGTCACAGGTGATACAGGCATGCAGGGTGACAAAGGGGACAAAGGTGACACTGGTGAAAAGGGACTGAAGGGTCACACTGGATACAAGGGAGACCAA GGTCCTATTGGTCCCACTGGCCCAAAGGGAAGTGAA GGTGATCCAGGTCTTACAGGAGATTCTGGAGTCAAGGGAGACCAG GGTCCTTCTGGTGTTCCTGGAATCAAAGGAGAG GTTGGAGAGAAGGGCATGAGGGGATATACTGGGGAAAATGGTAGACCAGGGCAGCCGGGTCATGAGGGTTTGACCGGTCCCCAGGGAGCCAatggactggagggagagagagggttacaTGGATCACCTGGGCCTAGAGGCCTACCT GGTCCTAAAATGAATGATATCAAACTTCGTGAAGTATGCTCAGCAATTGTTGAAG AACACTTAGCAGAGTTTAAGAAAGAGGTCCTAAAGAAACCAGCAGCGATCGGGGCCCCTGGAATGGCAGGACTGCGGGGCCCCGCAGGTCCACCGGGCCCAGCAGGGACTGCAGGAGAGGCCGGTCCCAGAGGACTGATGGGAATGAAGGGACCACCTGGATACTTTGGGTTACCAGGCACACCTGGAAAACAAG GTGATGCTGGTGTAAAGGGGGATACAGGACATAAGGGAGAAAACGGAGTGGGAATCCCAGGAAGTTCAGGCGAGCCAGGCCCACAAG GTGTGGCTGGCGTCCCTGGCATCGGGAAGGACGGTAAAGATGGAGCTCCCGGTAAAGACGGTGTTAATGGTAGCCCAGGTGCCTCTGGTTCCAGGGGGGCTACAGGAGCCCCAGGGTATTGTGACCCCTCAAACTGTATAGGCAGTCCCCCACCTCTCTATATGATGAGTGGGGGGAAGAAATCCTCCAGCTACAGCAAGGGGCCGTGA